A genomic window from Gossypium hirsutum isolate 1008001.06 chromosome D12, Gossypium_hirsutum_v2.1, whole genome shotgun sequence includes:
- the LOC107945665 gene encoding uncharacterized protein isoform X1, with protein sequence MSQLLVKLDGTHIRASVSLSIQGRFRSHKGGTTQNVLAAITFDLKFSYVLAGWEGSVHGSRILSDALSHPGGLRIPEGLYEEPESDLVIPTLTEREEREEARECPAKRDEIAQTMWTDYMARNIRIGKGNKDGTSKQFRWTKSMEHVFLEILAEEAQKGNKPSNTFRAVFINRVVEAISERFQVQCDAKYVENHLRTVKNQWQIICKIRGESGFGWDDNIKMITCDRATYDATVMAHKKYEPFLNKIIDHYDEMALVVGKDMATGSFARTFADIDLDDSNQDSVPVDCDNEEAEEIRHHGFTNK encoded by the exons atgagtcaactcctagtgaaattAGATGGAACTCATATTCGTGCATCCGTTTCACTTAGCATTCAAGGAAGATTTCGTAGCCATAAaggggggacgacacaaaatgtattggctgccattacatttgatttgaaattttcctatgttctagctggttgggaaggtagtgTACATGGttctcgtattttaagtgatgcactttcacACCCAGGAGGATTAAGAATTCCAGAAG gattatacgagGAGCCTGAGTCTGATTTGGTAATACCAACTCTTACGGagcgagaagaaagagaagaagcaagagaatgTCCTGCTAAGAGAGACgaaattgcacaaactatgtggactgattatatggctagaaatattag aattggtaagggcaacaaagacgggacctccaagcaattcaggtggacaaaatCGATGGAAcatgtttttcttgaaattctagcagaggaggcccagaaaggaaataagccttctaatacTTTCAGAGCAGTTTTTATTAATCGAGTTGTCGAAGCTATTTCTGAAAGATTCCAAGTCCAATGCGATGCGAAGtatgtggaaaatcatttgaggactgtaaaaaaccagtggcagattatatgcaaaattcgaggtgaaagtggttttggatgggatgataacattaaaatgatcacatgtgatagagcgacatatgatgcaacagtgatg gcacataagaagtatgaaccatttttgaataaaatcattgatcattatgatgaaatggctttggttgttggcaaagatatggcaacagggagttttgccagaacatttgctgacatagatttggatgacAGTAACCAAGATTCAGTGCCTGTAGACTGCGACAATGAAGAGGctgaagag ATAAGACACCACGGCTTTACGAAcaagtga
- the LOC107945665 gene encoding uncharacterized protein isoform X2, with product MSQLLVKLDGTHIRASVSLSIQGRFRSHKGGTTQNVLAAITFDLKFSYVLAGWEGSVHGSRILSDALSHPGGLRIPEGLYEEPESDLVIPTLTEREEREEARECPAKRDEIAQTMWTDYMARNIRIGKGNKDGTSKQFRWTKSMEHVFLEILAEEAQKGNKPSNTFRAVFINRVVEAISERFQVQCDAKYVENHLRTVKNQWQIICKIRGESGFGWDDNIKMITCDRATYDATVMIWQQGVLPEHLLT from the exons atgagtcaactcctagtgaaattAGATGGAACTCATATTCGTGCATCCGTTTCACTTAGCATTCAAGGAAGATTTCGTAGCCATAAaggggggacgacacaaaatgtattggctgccattacatttgatttgaaattttcctatgttctagctggttgggaaggtagtgTACATGGttctcgtattttaagtgatgcactttcacACCCAGGAGGATTAAGAATTCCAGAAG gattatacgagGAGCCTGAGTCTGATTTGGTAATACCAACTCTTACGGagcgagaagaaagagaagaagcaagagaatgTCCTGCTAAGAGAGACgaaattgcacaaactatgtggactgattatatggctagaaatattag aattggtaagggcaacaaagacgggacctccaagcaattcaggtggacaaaatCGATGGAAcatgtttttcttgaaattctagcagaggaggcccagaaaggaaataagccttctaatacTTTCAGAGCAGTTTTTATTAATCGAGTTGTCGAAGCTATTTCTGAAAGATTCCAAGTCCAATGCGATGCGAAGtatgtggaaaatcatttgaggactgtaaaaaaccagtggcagattatatgcaaaattcgaggtgaaagtggttttggatgggatgataacattaaaatgatcacatgtgatagagcgacatatgatgcaacagtgatg atatggcaacagggagttttgccagaacatttgctgacatag
- the LOC107945664 gene encoding probable NAD(P)H dehydrogenase (quinone) FQR1-like 2 has translation MGKGGGCVPSKKKHPTSAEDAAGTSSTTAPIAADEETHATPTVTESSENAQSVAATLKVFIVFYSMYGHVEKLAKRMKKGVEGVEGVEAVLYRVPETLPDEVLEHMKAPPKAPEVPEIKAEELAVADAILFGFPTRYGCMAAQMKAFFDSTGQLWKEQTLVGKPAGFFVSTGAQGGGQETTAWTAITQLAHHGMLFVPIGYTFGDDMSKIDFIQGGSPYGAGVYAGDGTREPTEIELALAEHQGKYMAGVAKRLSQG, from the exons ATGGGCAAAGGCGGTGGCTGTGTCCCGAGCAAGAAAAAACATCCGACCTCGGCCGAAGACGCCGCTGGCACCAGCAGCACCACTGCACCTATTGCTGCCGATGAAGAAACCCACGCAACTCCCACCGTAACAGAGAGTTCTGAGAATGCGCAATCAGTTGCCGCCACTTTAAAAGTCTTCATAGTGTTTTACTCCATGTACGGTCACGTGGAGAAGCTGGCGAAGCGGATGAAGAAAGGAGTGGAGGGTGTGGAAGGTGTCGAAGCGGTTCTATATAGGGTTCCCGAGACGCTTCCAGATGAGGTTCTGGAGCATATGAAGGCGCCGCCTAAAGCCCCCGAGGTTCCGGAGATTAAGGCGGAGGAATTGGCAGTGGCGGATGCTATTCTGTTTGGGTTCCCAACAAGGTACGGGTGTATGGCGGCTCAGATGAAAGCGTTTTTCGACTCCACGGGGCAGCTTTGGAAGGAGCAGACACTGGTTGGGAAGCCGGCTGGATTCTTTGTTAGTACTGGAGCTCAAGGAGGCGGCCAAGAAACCACGGC TTGGACAGCGATAACCCAGTTGGCACACCATGGAATGCTATTTGTTCCCATTGGCTACACTTTTGGAGACGATATGTCCAAGATAGATTTCATACAAGGAGGTTCACCTTACGGTGCTGGCGTTTATGCTGGTGATGGCACTAGAGAGCCAACTGAAATCGAGCTGGCTCTGGCTGAGCATCAGGGAAAGTACATGGCTGGTGTGGCCAAGAGGCTTTCTCAAGGATGA
- the LOC107945663 gene encoding G-box-binding factor 1: protein MGTEEESTPAKPSKPTASSQEMPTVSYPDWSTQMQAYYGAAATPPLFASNVASPTPHPYIWGGQHPLMPPYGTPVPYPAVYPPRGVYAHPNMAPMPSSARNNGADGKDRGVTKKPKGSSGSKVGESAKATSGSGNDGGSQSGESGSEGTSDRSDESNQQEVNAGKKGSFEQMLADANAQGKAAGALVPAEPIVSMPATTLNIGMDLWSASPAATGAPKTRPNASGPVATVPAGAVMPDQWIQDERELKRQKRKQSNRESARRSRLRKQAECEELQAKVESLANENHTLRDELKKLSDECEKLTSENSSIKDELMRICGPEAISNLEQGNPSPVGEAGGDEGNG from the exons ATGGGAACGGAAGAGGAGAGCACACCAGCCAAGCCTTCCAAACCTACTGCCTCATCCCAG GAAATGCCAACAGTGTCATATCCTGATTGGTCGACCCAAATGCAG GCTTATTATGGTGCTGCAGCTACTCCTCCATTATTTGCCTCAAACGTTGCTTCACCAACCCCGCATCCATACATATGGGGAGGCCAG CATCCTCTAATGCCTCCATATGGTACCCCGGTTCCGTACCCAGCTGTATATCCTCCAAGGGGAGTGTATGCGCATCCTAATATGGCCCCA ATGCCAAGTTCTGCACGGAATAATGGTGCTGATGGAAAGGATCGGGGTGTGACCAAAAAGCCCAAGGGATCTTCGGGAAGCAAAGTTGGAGAGAGTGCAAAGGCCACTTCAGGCTCGGGAAACGATGGCGGCTCTCAAAG TGGTGAAAGTGGCAGCGAGGGTACATCAGACAGAAGTGATGAGAGTAATCAACAA GAAGTCAATGCTGGCAAAAAGGGAAGCTTTGAGCAGATGCTTGCAGATG CCAATGCACAGGGTAAAGCTGCTGGGGCTTTAGTTCCCGCAGAACCCATAGTCTCTATGCCTGCAACTACTTTGAATATAGGAATGGACCTATGGAGTGCTTCCCCTGCTGCCACAGGAGCTCCAAAAACCAGACCTAACGCATCTGGCCCTGTAGCCACTGTTCCTGCTGGTGCTGTGATGCCTGATCAGTGGATTCAA GATGAACGTGAGTTGAAAAGACAGAAGAGGAAGCAGTCTAACAGGGAATCTGCTCGGAGGTCAAGGTTACGCAAGCAG GCCGAGTGTGAAGAGcttcaagccaaggtggagagCTTGGCAAATGAAAACCACACCCTTAGAGATGAGTTAAAGAAGCTGTCAGATGAATGCGAGAAGCTTACATCTGAAAATAGTTCTATCAAG GATGAGTTGATGCGGATATGCGGACCAGAAGCGATAAGTAACCTGGAGCAAGGCAACCCTTCTCCAGTTGGTGAAGCAGGAGGTGATGAGGGGAATGGTTAA